In Corynebacterium sp. 21KM1197, the following are encoded in one genomic region:
- a CDS encoding helix-turn-helix domain-containing protein has translation MSVRSAQRWTREPREVYIARAHEKRDKVQNLHSQGLSMRAIAKEVGCSVGTVHRYVHMKG, from the coding sequence ATTTCAGTTAGGTCAGCTCAACGTTGGACTCGCGAGCCTCGCGAAGTTTATATCGCACGTGCACACGAAAAACGCGACAAAGTCCAAAACCTTCACTCCCAAGGACTATCTATGCGCGCCATCGCAAAAGAAGTCGGCTGCTCTGTCGGGACCGTGCACCGCTACGTACACATGAAAGGGTAG
- the mobF gene encoding MobF family relaxase, whose protein sequence is MVLTIAKMGAHSVAYYQSTVDESRPEDSYYSESGTSPAMAWLRGDGPAAVERMEQYLGVEDGQRMDGRVVAGWFNKALAPSGVKLGRAPRHDGVPGFDLTFCAPKSVSLLWGFGDTGSVRQIVDAAHQQAVLQALDYVSAHAGYTRRQVVDRRGKRLIIEKLVGVSGVKYEHRTSRTGDPHVHSHVLLANKQLCRDGKIRTLDGVSVYHEARAAGMVYQATLREILTRRLGVHWAPVVNGCSEIIGLDNSDVIKAYSTRAREIDAWQADNGLEVRLEYQRVAQKVTRRQKDTSASLEELRNGWDAIAYSNTVRDFIDSLEAPPTVLGESPPLPSPAEILAAVVHERSTFTRADVVEKTAELLPVGAIPPEEIHAVVEELTEVALSETNTWLVTPEKDRSVDDTQREGSQKYTTTAVIAEVEHGVDLATQLVHRGIKTATITPVDGVLSAAQADAMEKVVSSNYLASVIVAPAGAGKTSSLKAAHAVWNGAGKHVVGLAPTGKAADVMVGENVADVSMTIARAFIGTNGLSQDQIVEKLGWNRNTVVVVDEAGMASNTDINRVLEAVSQAQARVVFVGDPQQYSSVKSRSGMLQTLSYELPDAVELKEVFRQRDAAEREASMWLRGGEEADVCRAAQWYRDHHRLYAGSLTAMMNDAVAGWETDTTVGKQSLLVAATREQVTALNAAAQKISAQRGDIDTTTGVDLSDGLTGYVGDVLLTRRNDSALTTIAGGMVRNGQRWHIRAINRDGSVTATRIGDNPVEVVLPAQYLGEYTQLGYASTGYSAQGMTVDVARVVAGVGHLDKASVYVPMTRGRDGNFLYIAENQPGDTETGHGRVTVVERRESEDYARDVLIAAARREQGDRTPQAVFGQARQDWYLTRLLNSPSDQIKDTPFTEGSMAEYMAKLTAKREARFAQYHRDNQEQVAFQLQQDSRTQDGEHRRGGVREKINDRLIEVKQRQARCEEELTRIRAELVPLRAQLEDVDDRITKTRQELRQAESEVQRAQNERDSRGVVGRWWNKNTDKQATDKAVGRRENASKLLAILQQRRSAVAEPLEALQRREQTLQRDHEEIVSVIEGYEAYAWAMKASGVLNDDASGLMTRIAQQQSMSNEHESASSLSVVEQSQRNHAQTNPDMGMEL, encoded by the coding sequence GTGGTGCTGACGATTGCGAAGATGGGTGCGCATTCGGTGGCTTACTATCAGTCCACCGTGGACGAGAGCAGGCCTGAGGATTCGTACTACTCGGAAAGCGGTACGAGTCCTGCGATGGCATGGCTACGCGGGGATGGGCCTGCTGCTGTAGAGCGCATGGAGCAGTACCTTGGGGTGGAAGACGGGCAGCGTATGGATGGCCGCGTGGTGGCTGGGTGGTTCAACAAAGCACTCGCCCCCAGCGGGGTAAAGCTTGGGCGTGCGCCCCGTCATGATGGGGTGCCTGGCTTTGACTTAACATTTTGTGCCCCAAAGTCAGTATCACTGCTGTGGGGCTTTGGGGATACAGGTAGTGTTCGTCAGATTGTGGATGCTGCTCACCAGCAGGCCGTTTTGCAAGCGCTAGACTATGTGTCTGCTCATGCTGGATATACCCGTCGGCAGGTAGTGGATCGTCGGGGGAAACGACTCATCATTGAGAAGTTGGTGGGGGTTTCTGGGGTGAAATACGAGCACCGTACCTCGCGTACTGGTGACCCGCATGTGCATTCCCATGTGCTGTTGGCGAATAAGCAACTATGTCGGGATGGGAAGATCCGCACTCTTGATGGTGTGAGTGTCTATCACGAGGCGCGTGCGGCGGGGATGGTGTATCAAGCAACCTTGCGGGAGATCCTTACTCGCAGGCTTGGTGTGCACTGGGCACCTGTGGTCAATGGGTGCTCGGAAATCATCGGTTTAGATAATAGTGACGTAATTAAGGCGTATTCGACAAGGGCGCGGGAGATTGATGCGTGGCAGGCAGATAATGGCCTTGAGGTGCGGCTGGAGTATCAGCGTGTTGCGCAGAAGGTAACCAGGCGGCAAAAAGACACCTCAGCCAGTCTCGAAGAGCTAAGGAACGGGTGGGACGCTATCGCTTATTCCAACACCGTTCGTGACTTTATTGACTCTCTGGAAGCACCCCCCACCGTTTTGGGAGAGTCCCCGCCCCTTCCCTCCCCGGCTGAGATTCTTGCTGCTGTTGTTCATGAGCGTTCCACGTTTACTCGCGCGGACGTGGTGGAGAAAACCGCTGAACTCCTCCCCGTCGGGGCCATCCCGCCGGAGGAGATTCATGCGGTGGTAGAAGAACTTACCGAGGTGGCGTTGTCAGAGACCAACACTTGGTTGGTGACCCCGGAAAAAGACCGAAGCGTCGATGATACGCAGCGGGAAGGCTCCCAGAAATACACCACCACGGCTGTTATCGCGGAAGTGGAGCATGGGGTGGATCTTGCGACACAGCTTGTCCACCGAGGGATAAAAACAGCGACGATCACCCCCGTAGACGGAGTGCTTTCTGCTGCGCAGGCGGACGCTATGGAAAAAGTGGTGTCGTCTAACTATCTCGCTTCGGTGATCGTCGCCCCAGCTGGGGCAGGAAAAACCTCTTCGCTGAAAGCCGCACACGCAGTGTGGAATGGCGCTGGAAAACACGTTGTCGGCCTCGCTCCAACCGGGAAAGCTGCTGACGTGATGGTGGGAGAAAACGTTGCTGATGTATCCATGACTATTGCGCGTGCTTTCATCGGCACCAACGGGTTAAGTCAAGACCAGATTGTGGAGAAACTTGGCTGGAACCGCAACACCGTCGTGGTTGTCGATGAAGCCGGTATGGCGTCCAACACGGATATCAATCGTGTTTTAGAGGCAGTCTCTCAGGCGCAGGCACGGGTTGTTTTCGTGGGAGACCCCCAGCAGTATTCTTCGGTGAAGTCTAGGTCAGGGATGCTGCAAACCTTAAGCTATGAGCTGCCCGATGCTGTGGAGTTGAAGGAAGTATTCCGTCAGCGAGACGCAGCAGAGCGAGAAGCATCGATGTGGCTTCGTGGTGGTGAAGAAGCTGATGTCTGCCGCGCGGCTCAGTGGTATCGAGACCATCACCGCCTCTATGCTGGTTCTTTGACCGCGATGATGAACGATGCCGTGGCCGGATGGGAAACCGACACCACTGTTGGTAAGCAATCTCTTCTGGTGGCTGCTACCCGTGAGCAGGTCACCGCGCTTAACGCGGCAGCCCAGAAAATCAGTGCACAGCGCGGAGACATTGACACCACCACCGGGGTTGATCTCTCCGATGGACTCACCGGCTATGTCGGTGATGTGTTGCTGACCCGGCGTAATGATTCGGCGTTGACGACGATTGCTGGGGGTATGGTGCGCAATGGCCAGCGCTGGCATATCCGCGCAATCAACCGCGATGGGTCGGTGACTGCCACCCGCATTGGAGATAACCCTGTTGAGGTTGTGTTACCTGCCCAGTATCTCGGGGAGTACACGCAGTTGGGTTATGCTTCGACAGGGTATAGCGCCCAAGGCATGACTGTTGATGTGGCGCGTGTGGTCGCAGGAGTAGGCCATCTAGATAAGGCCAGTGTGTACGTGCCGATGACTCGTGGTCGCGATGGAAACTTCCTCTACATTGCGGAAAACCAACCTGGTGATACCGAGACTGGGCATGGTCGTGTCACTGTTGTGGAGCGTCGAGAATCAGAAGACTATGCCCGTGACGTTCTTATTGCTGCTGCCAGGCGAGAACAAGGTGATCGTACACCGCAAGCAGTTTTCGGCCAAGCACGGCAAGACTGGTACCTGACTAGACTGCTGAATTCTCCCAGTGACCAGATCAAGGACACTCCCTTTACAGAGGGTTCTATGGCGGAGTACATGGCTAAGTTGACTGCTAAACGTGAGGCTCGTTTTGCCCAGTACCACCGTGATAACCAGGAACAGGTTGCCTTTCAGTTGCAGCAGGATTCCCGCACCCAGGATGGTGAGCATAGGCGTGGGGGTGTGCGTGAGAAGATCAATGATCGCCTCATAGAAGTGAAGCAGCGTCAAGCACGGTGTGAGGAGGAATTAACCCGTATCCGTGCGGAACTGGTGCCGTTGCGTGCTCAACTTGAAGACGTAGACGACCGGATCACGAAGACACGTCAGGAACTTCGACAAGCAGAATCAGAGGTTCAACGCGCACAAAACGAGCGTGATAGCCGTGGCGTAGTGGGGCGTTGGTGGAATAAAAACACCGATAAACAAGCCACAGATAAAGCAGTCGGCAGGCGAGAAAATGCTTCTAAGCTACTTGCTATTCTTCAGCAGCGTCGGTCTGCTGTGGCAGAACCCCTCGAAGCCCTCCAACGGCGAGAGCAAACATTGCAACGTGATCATGAGGAAATAGTGAGTGTTATTGAGGGGTATGAAGCGTATGCGTGGGCGATGAAAGCTAGTGGGGTTCTTAACGATGATGCCTCGGGCTTGATGACCCGTATTGCTCAGCAGCAGTCGATGAGCAATGAGCATGAGTCTGCTTCTTCGTTGAGTGTGGTGGAGCAGTCTCAACGGAACCATGCGCAGACCAACCCGGATATGGGCATGGAACTCTAA
- a CDS encoding M57 family metalloprotease, translated as MKKNFAAAIFSSILLSASPAPSSAAGYVTPAQCSAALSSVQMGNGLPDAKIFHNIGSPVPSGPNFRIFIDTVHEDSAREAINRWETASKGKITFTEVKDKSEGVITVTDKNPSHGGGPALGMALNSISDPQIHIKPSISDPSVAAQVLTHELGHIMGLGHSCENTLMYRFFGPKQLDRPNEVEVAAVLDLYRGREM; from the coding sequence ATGAAAAAAAATTTTGCAGCAGCTATTTTCTCTTCTATCTTACTTTCAGCTTCCCCTGCGCCGTCTTCTGCTGCCGGATACGTTACGCCAGCTCAGTGCAGTGCGGCATTGAGCTCTGTTCAGATGGGGAACGGCCTTCCTGATGCTAAAATTTTCCACAATATCGGATCTCCAGTTCCATCCGGTCCAAATTTTCGCATTTTCATCGATACTGTCCATGAGGATTCTGCCCGTGAAGCAATTAACCGTTGGGAGACTGCCTCAAAAGGGAAAATAACTTTCACGGAAGTTAAGGATAAATCTGAAGGGGTTATTACAGTTACTGATAAAAATCCTTCACATGGAGGGGGGCCTGCATTAGGTATGGCTTTGAACTCCATCTCCGATCCGCAAATCCACATCAAGCCTTCAATTTCGGACCCCTCCGTAGCTGCGCAAGTATTGACCCATGAGCTTGGGCATATCATGGGCCTGGGTCACTCATGCGAAAATACTCTAATGTATAGATTTTTTGGACCAAAGCAGCTAGATAGGCCTAACGAGGTTGAGGTAGCTGCCGTTCTCGACCTTTACCGTGGTCGCGAGATGTGA
- a CDS encoding replication initiation protein, with the protein MYRTDSAQLGRCQYVRLTHPQYAAVLVVDVDQTGTTGGNPSNLSPYVRGVTRSLVEHGIGPAWVGVNPESGKAQMLWLIDPVYADEAGSSPQMKLLVATSRVLGGLLDGDPHFAHGFSRSPFYAGNAPEAYRWYPQHHRVMRLGDLVKHARDLAGVAPQETPQPKQQFASGRELIEAVKARREQAVQARELFKSLDKELADLDDLGVDRIDGVKVLWINQSRAARDETAFRHALATAHRLREAGQRMTDAKIIDAYERAYNVAQAVGADSREPEMPPMRDRLTMARRVRGYVLSGRSARTGAKLRASEGVGARERKALATMGRRGGLKAAERWKDRNSDYAQEEIKKLEKANQQRQTKGRVTAREIANYFDDVFVQTGEYPAVAMAMTECRASRSTVLRAIKKAGIELPRGRRKKGVTP; encoded by the coding sequence ATGTACCGCACGGATTCTGCGCAGTTGGGTCGGTGCCAGTATGTGCGGCTGACGCATCCGCAGTACGCGGCAGTGTTGGTGGTGGATGTCGATCAGACAGGAACCACCGGTGGAAACCCGTCGAACCTGAGCCCCTATGTGCGTGGGGTGACTCGTAGCCTTGTTGAACATGGGATTGGCCCGGCGTGGGTGGGGGTCAACCCGGAGAGCGGTAAGGCTCAGATGTTGTGGTTGATTGACCCCGTATACGCCGATGAGGCGGGTTCTTCCCCGCAGATGAAGCTGTTGGTGGCCACCAGCCGTGTCCTTGGTGGGTTGTTGGACGGGGATCCGCATTTTGCCCACGGTTTTTCTCGGTCGCCGTTCTATGCGGGTAATGCTCCTGAGGCTTATCGTTGGTATCCACAACACCACCGTGTGATGCGTTTAGGAGATCTTGTGAAGCATGCTCGTGATCTTGCTGGTGTAGCCCCGCAGGAGACTCCACAGCCGAAGCAGCAGTTTGCTAGTGGCCGGGAGCTGATTGAGGCGGTCAAGGCCCGACGCGAGCAAGCTGTACAAGCACGAGAACTCTTCAAGTCCCTAGATAAGGAACTAGCAGACCTCGATGACCTCGGTGTTGATCGCATTGACGGGGTGAAAGTGCTCTGGATTAACCAGAGTCGTGCTGCACGGGATGAAACCGCGTTCCGCCACGCACTAGCGACCGCGCATCGGCTGCGAGAGGCTGGGCAGCGTATGACGGATGCGAAGATCATTGATGCTTACGAGCGTGCTTATAACGTTGCTCAGGCTGTGGGGGCTGATAGCCGTGAGCCGGAGATGCCGCCTATGCGGGATCGTTTAACGATGGCTAGGCGTGTGCGGGGGTATGTGTTGTCTGGTCGTTCTGCGCGCACAGGAGCCAAGCTAAGAGCCTCAGAGGGTGTGGGTGCTCGTGAGCGTAAGGCATTGGCCACGATGGGCCGTAGAGGTGGTCTGAAGGCCGCTGAGCGATGGAAAGACCGCAACAGCGACTACGCACAAGAAGAAATAAAGAAACTAGAGAAAGCGAATCAGCAGAGACAGACCAAAGGGCGTGTGACCGCAAGAGAGATCGCTAACTACTTCGATGATGTCTTTGTCCAAACTGGTGAATACCCCGCTGTGGCCATGGCTATGACTGAGTGCCGAGCTTCTCGGAGCACAGTTCTTCGGGCCATCAAGAAAGCCGGTATAGAGCTACCGCGGGGACGCCGTAAGAAAGGTGTCACACCGTAA
- a CDS encoding ribbon-helix-helix protein, CopG family yields the protein MVQKKNRLADTIRKPDPHSVSVPVAETLREAKESQLTRRTTVYLSDPTWKAIKHAAVEEGTNVSQILERLIKNHISSN from the coding sequence ATGGTACAAAAGAAAAACCGTCTGGCTGACACTATCCGCAAGCCAGACCCTCACAGTGTAAGCGTTCCTGTTGCCGAGACACTGCGAGAGGCTAAAGAGTCCCAGTTAACTCGACGCACGACAGTCTATCTTTCAGATCCGACTTGGAAAGCAATCAAGCATGCCGCTGTGGAGGAGGGAACAAATGTATCCCAAATCCTTGAAAGGCTCATAAAAAACCACATATCCAGCAATTAG
- a CDS encoding AAA family ATPase — protein sequence MRISFVHTKGGVGKTTSSILLATAAVNRGISIEFFDTDPQGSATRWAEVAEQRGDSLKFTVEQLGASQLRTRPGTDGWQIVDTPPGQAREIQAAIDTADLVIVPTHPSPIDIDRVWPTLDTLTHRMVGVLLIGVHERRRLYRETREIFESQGVATFYNFVPEREDIKNLFGSNPNNLYTFNEICTEILEIEEDV from the coding sequence ATGCGTATATCATTTGTCCACACCAAAGGAGGGGTGGGGAAGACCACAAGCTCCATCCTTCTTGCCACTGCAGCAGTGAATCGAGGGATCTCTATTGAATTTTTCGACACTGATCCGCAAGGATCCGCCACCAGATGGGCGGAAGTCGCAGAGCAGAGAGGTGACTCCCTAAAATTTACTGTTGAACAGTTGGGGGCGTCTCAACTCCGTACGCGCCCAGGAACAGATGGATGGCAGATTGTCGACACTCCACCTGGTCAGGCACGGGAAATTCAAGCGGCAATCGACACCGCTGATCTTGTTATCGTGCCAACCCATCCCTCCCCGATCGACATTGACCGGGTATGGCCAACACTCGACACACTAACTCACCGAATGGTTGGAGTTCTTTTAATTGGAGTCCACGAGAGGCGACGCCTTTATCGAGAAACCCGCGAGATTTTCGAAAGTCAGGGAGTTGCAACATTCTATAATTTCGTCCCAGAACGTGAAGATATTAAAAATTTATTTGGATCTAATCCAAACAATCTCTACACCTTCAATGAAATCTGTACTGAAATATTAGAAATCGAGGAGGATGTCTAA